CTGATGGGGCTCTCAGCTATAATCTCTCCGCCTACTATAACCGCATCAATGATTACATCACCGGACAGCCCACCAACCAGATCATGAGCGGCCGGCCCGTAAAACGTACGGTCAATCTGGGCAGCGTCACTATCACCGGGCTGGAGGCCGAACTGCACTGGCAGGCACTGCCGGGCCACTGGCTGTCCCTGGGCTACTCGCGTCTGCGCGGTGAAAACGATGATCTCGACGAGCCCCTGTACCAGATGCCGGCCGACGAAGTCTCGCTCGGTTGGAATGGCCGCTTGTACGCCGGCTGGACGGCCGATGCCGTTTTGCGCCTGGTGCGCCGTCAGGACCGGGTCGCCACCACTTTCAGCAACGCCACCGAGGATCCCACACCCGGGTTCACCACCCTGGACGTTGGTGTCACCTGGGAATATGCGCGGGAGCAGTCGCTGCGTCTGGCGGTGACCAATCTCAATGACAAGCGGTATCACGAGCATCTCACCGAGGGCATTTCCGGAGATGAGATCAAGCAGCCGGGCCGTAACTTTCATCTCATCTGGAAAGGGAGTTTCTGATGAACGGCAATCGCAGCTTTGTGCAACGTTTCGGCTGGCCACTGCTCTCCGGTATTCTGGCACTCATGCTCGCGGGCGTCCTGGCGTTGCTGTTGCTGCCAGGCCGTGTCGCAGAGACCCCCTCGAGCGACGGACGGATGCGACTGCTGCTCGAACCCGCCGAGCGCGATTATGTGTTGGCCGAAATGCGCGACCTTCTTGCCGCGGTCCAGGTCATCACCGAGGCCGGTCTCGATGGCGACATGGAGCGTGTTGCCGAGCATGCACGCCGCATGGGCATGGGTGGGGTTCGCAACATCCCGCCGGAGATCCGTGCGGGACTACTGCGCAAGCTGCCTGCGGAGTTCAGGCAGCTGGGCTTTTCCGTACACCAGGGAATGGATGCCATCGCCCTGGATGCCGAGTCCCTGGGCGACCCTGAGCACAGCCTGCGTCAACTCAGCAACCTGATGAACACGTGCATCGCCTGCCATTCCGGCTATACCGTTATGCCTCCTCCGACCTCGCCTTGAACACATATGGGCCAGCCGGAGGCTGATTTGTTCGGGGCTTCAGTCCTTGCGCAGCGGGCACTCCAGCAAGCGCCGGTCCTCGCTGGTAGTGCGCAATGCGGCCCTGGTGTGGCGGCGATTCAATGCCAGTTCATGAGTTTGCCTGGGCCGGTAACCCTTCAGGCCAGACTTACGTCGTATCTCCCGGCTGACCGTGGACTTGTGAACGCCGACGCTGGCGGCGATTTGTGCGAAAACCGCCTGAGACGCGACTCAGAACAGCGCCATCTCCATTTCCAGATAGACGAAATTGGCATTGCGCCTGTGGTTCTCCTCGTACAGGGGTACGTCAGCCCAGTCCGTGAAATGCGACTGCTCCACCGCCTCGCTGAGGGTGAGGCCGTCGTCGATGGCGGCGGCCATTTCGTCACGCAGGCGCTGAATGTAGGCGCGGGTCTTTTCGACCATGGGGAAGGGCGGGGTCTGGGCGCTGCCGTGGCCAGGCACCATCAGGCGGGCGTGCGGGAAGGTTTGCAGCAGCCAGTCCTGCGCCTCGAGGGCCTGGATGCTGTTGCCGTCGCCCATGAAGGTGGTGCGCTGGTTGAAGGCCAGATCCGAGATCCACAGAATGTCCTCTCCGCTCTGGTGCACCACCAGATCACCATAGGAGTGGTGTTTGCCGGCATTGTAGATATCGAAGCGTTCATCTCCCAGTTCGAGTGAATACGGAATGCCCAGTCGGGGTCGGTCGATGAGTACATCGGGCGCAACGCCCTCGAAGCCGCGCATGTCCGCGCCCAGGATGTCACGGCGGTAATCGGCCGATTCCTGTAGCACCGGTGTGCCGAGGTAGTCGAGGATGCCGGGATGGCCGATGACAGTGACTTCAGCGTCGAGTTCGCGAAAGGCGGCGGCGCCGTAGGCATGGTCCGGATGGCTGTGGGTGAGGATGAGGTAGCGGATCGGCCGGTCGGTGACACTGCGGATGGTGGCGATCAGGCGATGGCCGAGTTCCGGCGTGCCCAGGCTGTCGATGACCACTACCCCTTCGGTGGTGACCACGAAGCCGGCGTTGCCGTTGAAGCCACGGTTGCGCTCGTTGACCTGAGCGATATTGCCATAGAGGAAATAGGTGTCGGGCGCCAGCTGGTAATAGGGCAGGGGCCTGTCGTCCGGGGCGTCAGCATCGATGACGATGCGGGGCAGAGTGTCGGTATCGATGGCATTGGGCGGCAGCCGGTTGTCGGGATGGCGCTCGGCAGAACCGGGGTTCTGCAGGCTGCCGTCGGGTTCGGCCAGGGCCGGAGCGGCGAGTGCGCCGCTCAGAATCAGCGCCTGCGACAAACGCACCAGTACCTGATAGCCGGGCATGTCCATCTCCACATTTACAATCATTGTCTGACCCGAATGGCACTTAGTTA
This sequence is a window from Thiohalobacter thiocyanaticus. Protein-coding genes within it:
- a CDS encoding MBL fold metallo-hydrolase — encoded protein: MPGYQVLVRLSQALILSGALAAPALAEPDGSLQNPGSAERHPDNRLPPNAIDTDTLPRIVIDADAPDDRPLPYYQLAPDTYFLYGNIAQVNERNRGFNGNAGFVVTTEGVVVIDSLGTPELGHRLIATIRSVTDRPIRYLILTHSHPDHAYGAAAFRELDAEVTVIGHPGILDYLGTPVLQESADYRRDILGADMRGFEGVAPDVLIDRPRLGIPYSLELGDERFDIYNAGKHHSYGDLVVHQSGEDILWISDLAFNQRTTFMGDGNSIQALEAQDWLLQTFPHARLMVPGHGSAQTPPFPMVEKTRAYIQRLRDEMAAAIDDGLTLSEAVEQSHFTDWADVPLYEENHRRNANFVYLEMEMALF